One window from the genome of Canis lupus dingo isolate Sandy chromosome 15, ASM325472v2, whole genome shotgun sequence encodes:
- the ACTR6 gene encoding actin-related protein 6 isoform X4 gives MEPAGRGGKRCTALRPQRGLQGVSGFRRPPLLRKTGSALPPRPANPRVPEAQGAEVTGGRSDGRWVRGKMTTLVLDNGAYNAKIGYSHENVSVIPNCQFRSKTARLKTFTANQIDEIKDPSGLFYILPFQKGYLVNWDVQRQVWDYLFGKEMYQVDFLDTNIIITEPYFNFTSIQESMNEILFEEYQFQAVLRVNAGALSAHRYFRDNPSELCCIIVDSGYSFTHIVPYCRSKKKKEAIIRINVGGKLLTNHLKEIISYRQLHVMDETHVINQVKEDVCYVSQDFYRDMDIAKLKGEENTVMIDYVLPDFSTIKKGFCKPREEMVLSGKYKSGEQILRLANERFAVPEILFNPSDIGIQEMGIPEAIVYSIQNLPEALLLMPGKVEN, from the exons ATGGAACCGGCGGGGCGTGGAGGTAAGCGCTGCACAGCCCTACGCCCGCAGCGAGGCCTGCAGGGCGTCTCTGGTTTCCGGCGTCCTCCGTTGCTAAGGAAGACCGGAAGCGCCCTtccgccccgccccgccaacCCTAGAGTCCCGGAAGCCCAGGGAGCCGAAGTGACGGGAGGACGGAGCGACGGCCGGTGGGTTCGCGGTAAAATGACGACTTTGGTGCTGGATAACGGAGCCTACAATGCCAAAATCGGTTACAGCCATGAAAACGTGTC GGTAATTCCTAACTGTCAGTTCAGGTCAAAAACAGCACGACTTAAAACTTTTACTGCTAACCAGATAGATGAAATAAAGGACCCTTCTGGACTCTTTTACATCCTTCCTTTTCAGAAG GGCTACTTGGTGAATTGGGATGTTCAAAGACAAGTTTGGGATTAcctttttggaaaagaaatgtaTCAG gTTGATTTTTTAGATACCAATATTATTATCACAGAACCATACTTTAATTTCACTTCAATTCAAGAATCAATGAATGAAATCCTCTTTGAAGAATATCAGTTCCAAGCAGTCTTAAGAGTAAATG CTGGTGCTCTCAGTGCGCATAGGTATTTTCGAGATAATCCTTCCGAGTTGTGCTGTATCATTGTAGATAGTGGATATTCCTTTACACATATAGTTCCCTATTgtagaagtaaaaagaaaaaagaagcaattatTCG GATAAATGTAGGAGGAAAACTCCTAACCAATCATCTAAAGGAGATCATATCTTACAG gCAGCTTCATGTTATGGATGAAACACATGTAATTAATCAAGTGAAAGAAGATGTATGCTATGTGTCTCAGGATTTTTATAGAGATATGGATATTGCAAA gttgaaaggggaagaaaatacTGTAATGATAGACTATGTTTTGCCTGACTTCAGTACAATTAAAAAGGGCTTTTGTAAG ccaagggAAGAGATGGTGTTAAGTGGAAAATATAAATCTGGAGAACAAATTCTTCGTCTGGCTAATGAGAGATTTGCTGTTCCAGAAATACTCTTTAATCCTTCTGATATAGGCATTCAAGAAATGGGTATTCCAGAAGCTATTGTTTATTCAATTCAGAACTTACCTGAAG